Proteins encoded by one window of Glycine soja cultivar W05 chromosome 15, ASM419377v2, whole genome shotgun sequence:
- the LOC114386171 gene encoding uncharacterized protein LOC114386171 translates to MIRHAPSQSTPVREPVPLSKDKGKIDLLEERLRAVEGLGNYHFSDIADLCLVPNIIIPPKFKVPDFDKYKGTTCPKSHLRILAGAAVAWYINLEASQVRSWNDLATTFIRQYQYNTDMAPDRNQLQSMSKREHESIKEYAQRWRDLAAQVMPPMTEREMITIMVDTLPTFYYEKLIGYMPTNFADLVFAGERIELGLRKGKFEYASNASPNSNRRALVVGTWKKERDTHAVTTAPTWMKMPQNAQSSYQHNHPNFSIHARSSLPAQAKGPATTEKAPAQHAAPTTARPANNATPGTSYDNPRRPLAQREQFSPIPMAYSEIRPSLLENHLVVAIPGMVFQPPYPKWYNSNTICAYHSGAPGHNIDSCLPFKYKVQHLINVGWLSFQENGPNVKTNPLASHGGASVNAIEEERLSRTKRLEGVAASKRFIYQSLQAACMVSRGRGKSDECMFHLGESHDMETCPVVEELLQRLRDWRQLEVSERGREEQ, encoded by the exons ATGATCCGCCATGCCCCGTCTCAATCCACACCCGTTAGGGAACCCGTTCCCCTTTcaaaagacaagggaaagatcgatctgcttgaagagaggttgagagcgGTGGAAGGACTCGGCAACTATCATTTCTCGGATATAGCCGATCTATGTCTGGTACCAAACAtcatcattcctcccaagtttaagGTACCAGATTTCGACAAATACAAAGGGACAACATGTCCAAAGagtcatcttcggat cttagccgGAGCGGCAGTGGCGTGGTACATAAATCTAGAAGCCTCTCAAGTCCGGTCGTGGAATGACTTGGCAACtaccttcattaggcagtaccaatacaacacagatatggctcccgatcgaaACCAACTTCAGAGCATGAGCAAACGGGAACATGAATCAATCAAggaatatgctcaaaggtggagagacctagcagcccAAGTCATGCCACCCATGACTGAGAGGGAAATGATCACGATCATGGTAGATACACTGCCTACGTTTTACTACGAGAAACTGATAGGATATATGCCGACAAATTTTGCAGACCTTGTCTTTgccggagaaagaatcgagTTGGGGTTGaggaaaggcaagtttgaatacgCCTCCAACGCTAGCCCCAACAGCAATAGAAGAGCCCTAGTGGTGGGCACATGGAAAAAGGAAAGggatacccacgcggtcaccaccgccccaacatggatgaaaatgCCCCAAAATGCTCAAAGctcataccaacacaaccaccCAAACTTCTCGATCCATGCCAGAAGTTCCCTCCCAGCGCAAGCAAAAGGGCCTGCCACGACGGAAAAGGCGCCTGCACAACACGCGGCTCCAACCACAGCCCGGCCGGCCAATAATGCGACTCCTGGCACGAGCTATGACAATCCACGACGCCCCCTGGCCCAGAGAGAGcagttctctcctattcccatggcgtaTTCCGAGATACGGCCCTCATTGTTGGAAAACCATTTGGTGGTAGCCATACCCGGAATGGTCTTCCAGCCgccataccccaagtggtacaactcaaATACCATAtgcgcataccatagtggagcccccggGCACAACATTGATTCTTGCTtgccattcaagtataaggtgcaacacctaataaatgtcGGATGGCTATCATTTCAAGAAAATGGCCCCAACGTTAAGACCAAtccactagccagtcatggaggaGCTAGCGTGAATGCCATCGAAGAGGAAAGGCTGTCAAGGACAAAGAGATTAGAAGGTGTGGCCGCATCCAAAAGATTCATCTACCAGTCGCTGCAAgcagcatgcatggtctctcgtggcAGAGGCAAAAGCGACGAATGTATGTTTCATCTTGGGGaatcacacgacatggaaacatGCCCCGTGGTGGAGGAGCTACTTCAACGGCTTAGGGACTGGAGGCAGCTCGAAGTGTCCGAGAGAGGTAGAGAAGAGCAGTAG